A single region of the Chitinophaga niabensis genome encodes:
- a CDS encoding MFS transporter — translation MNSTVIGRYRWRICALLFFATTINYIDRQVIGILKPILEKEFNWTESEYGQIVMVFSGCYALGLLLFGRFVDKVGTKVGYTVSIVVWSIAAMAHALAKSTFGFGAARALLGIGEAGNFPVAIKSTAEWFPKKERALATGIFNSGANIGAVAAPAIVPWLAGTYGWQEAFIWTGVIGFVWLAFWLVMYEIPSRHKKLSKEEYAYIHSDQEDETQTAKRKVPWMKLFAIRQTWAFVFGKLLTDPIWWFFLFWLPSYFSTTFKLDMKNLGLPLIIVYTATTVGSIGGGYLSGWFISKGWPVFKARKVAMLIFAVCVVPIVFARYTTNMWAVVALISLAAAAHQAWSANIFTTASDMFPKFALSSVVGIGGMAGSIGGLLFPIVVGGLLDHFKALGNIGAGYNILFLICGVMYLLAWVAMHLFAPRMEQVVIKED, via the coding sequence TACCACGATCAATTACATTGATCGTCAGGTAATTGGAATCCTGAAGCCTATTCTGGAGAAAGAATTTAACTGGACTGAAAGTGAATACGGACAGATCGTAATGGTCTTTTCAGGTTGCTATGCACTTGGATTGCTGCTGTTTGGTCGTTTTGTGGACAAAGTAGGTACAAAGGTGGGATATACAGTGTCTATTGTTGTATGGAGCATCGCTGCTATGGCGCATGCATTGGCTAAATCCACCTTTGGGTTTGGTGCTGCCCGTGCATTGTTAGGTATTGGTGAAGCGGGTAACTTTCCCGTGGCCATCAAATCTACGGCAGAATGGTTCCCTAAAAAGGAAAGAGCTTTAGCTACGGGGATCTTTAACTCCGGTGCTAATATCGGCGCTGTGGCTGCTCCTGCTATTGTGCCCTGGCTTGCAGGAACATATGGCTGGCAGGAAGCTTTTATCTGGACGGGTGTTATCGGTTTTGTGTGGCTGGCCTTCTGGTTGGTGATGTATGAAATTCCTTCCAGGCATAAGAAATTATCTAAAGAAGAATATGCCTATATCCACAGCGATCAGGAAGATGAAACACAGACGGCTAAGCGTAAAGTGCCCTGGATGAAACTGTTTGCTATCCGTCAGACATGGGCGTTTGTATTCGGTAAGTTATTAACTGATCCCATCTGGTGGTTCTTCCTGTTCTGGCTGCCTTCTTATTTCTCTACTACTTTCAAACTGGATATGAAGAATCTTGGTTTGCCGCTGATCATTGTATATACAGCAACCACAGTAGGTAGTATTGGTGGAGGGTATCTTTCAGGATGGTTCATCAGTAAAGGCTGGCCGGTATTTAAAGCAAGAAAGGTAGCGATGCTGATCTTCGCGGTTTGTGTAGTGCCCATTGTTTTTGCGCGTTACACAACTAATATGTGGGCAGTGGTAGCATTGATCAGTCTGGCTGCCGCAGCGCACCAGGCCTGGTCTGCCAATATCTTCACCACCGCATCTGACATGTTCCCTAAGTTTGCACTGAGCTCTGTAGTAGGGATTGGTGGTATGGCCGGATCAATAGGCGGATTATTATTCCCGATAGTAGTAGGTGGTTTACTGGATCACTTCAAAGCATTGGGGAATATCGGCGCAGGTTATAACATCCTGTTCCTGATCTGTGGTGTGATGTATCTGCTGGCATGGGTAGCGATGCACTTGTTTGCTCCGCGTATGGAACAGGTGGTGATCAAAGAAGATTAA